In Penicillium oxalicum strain HP7-1 chromosome I, whole genome shotgun sequence, a single window of DNA contains:
- a CDS encoding putative bolA-like protein: protein MFFRTFSSITKLSRGSQYLLRPTHPAHLPQTSFSLTARSFSAVSAAMADTSGVTAELLQKKLEDELEAKTVKIEDLSGGCGQAFQAVIVSDKFAGKNLLARHRLVNAVLKEEIPKIHAWTPKCYTTEQYEALGE from the exons ATGTTCTTCCGcaccttctcctcgatcACCAAGTTGAGCCGGGGCTCTCAGTATCTCCTTCGTCCAACTCATCCTGCCCATCTCCCGCAGACGTCCTTCTCCCTCACTGCACGCTCTTTCTCCGCGGTCAGCGCAGCCATGGCAGACACTTCCGGTGTGACAGCGGAATTGCTTcagaagaagctcgaggatgagctcgaggccaagacgGTCAAGATTGAAGATCTCTCTG GTGGTTGCGGACAAGCCTTCCAGGCCGTCATCGTCTCTGATAAATTCGCCGGCAAGAACTTGCTCGCGCGTCACCGTCTCGTCAATGCGGTGCTCAAGGAGGAAATTCCCAAGATTCACGCCTGGACACCAAAGTGCTACACCA